Proteins from a genomic interval of Streptococcus sp. D7B5:
- a CDS encoding LysR family transcriptional regulator, with translation MNIQQLRYVVAIANSGTFREAAEKMYVSQPSLSISVRDLEKELGFKIFRRTSSGTFLTRRGMEFYEKAQELVKGFDVFQNQYANPEEEKDEFSIASQHYDFLPPTVTAFSERYPDYKNFRIFESTTVQILDEVAQGHSEIGIIYLNNQNKKGIMQRVEKLGLEVIELIPFQTHIYLREGHPLAQKEELVMEDLADLPTVRFTQEKDEYLYYSENFVDTSASSQMFNVTDRATLNGILERTDAYATGSGFLDSDSVNGITVIRLKDNLDNRMVYVKREEVELSQAGTLFVEVMQEYFDQKRKS, from the coding sequence ATGAACATTCAACAATTACGCTATGTTGTGGCCATTGCCAATAGTGGTACTTTCCGTGAAGCTGCTGAAAAGATGTATGTTAGTCAGCCGAGTTTGTCTATTTCTGTGCGCGATTTGGAAAAAGAGCTAGGCTTTAAGATTTTTCGTCGGACGAGTTCGGGGACTTTCTTAACCCGTCGTGGTATGGAATTTTATGAGAAAGCGCAGGAGTTAGTTAAAGGCTTTGATGTTTTTCAAAATCAGTATGCCAATCCTGAGGAAGAAAAGGATGAATTTTCTATTGCCAGTCAGCACTATGACTTCTTGCCACCAACCGTTACGGCCTTTTCAGAACGTTATCCTGATTATAAGAACTTTCGTATTTTTGAGTCTACCACAGTTCAAATATTAGACGAAGTAGCCCAAGGACACAGTGAGATTGGGATTATCTACCTCAACAACCAAAATAAAAAGGGCATCATGCAACGGGTTGAAAAGCTTGGTTTAGAAGTTATTGAACTAATTCCTTTCCAGACTCACATTTATCTTCGTGAAGGGCATCCTTTAGCACAGAAGGAGGAATTGGTCATGGAGGATCTGGCGGATCTGCCAACGGTTCGTTTCACTCAGGAAAAGGATGAGTACCTTTACTATTCAGAGAACTTTGTCGACACCAGCGCGAGCTCCCAGATGTTCAATGTGACGGACCGTGCTACTTTGAACGGTATTTTGGAGCGGACGGATGCTTATGCGACTGGATCTGGGTTTTTAGATAGTGACAGTGTTAATGGGATTACAGTCATTCGTCTCAAGGATAATCTAGATAACCGCATGGTCTATGTCAAACGGGAAGAAGTGGAGCTTAGCCAAGCTGGGACTCTTTTCGTTGAGGTTATGCAAGAATATTTTGATCAAAAGAGGAAATCATGA